The following are encoded in a window of Carya illinoinensis cultivar Pawnee chromosome 15, C.illinoinensisPawnee_v1, whole genome shotgun sequence genomic DNA:
- the LOC122295890 gene encoding uncharacterized protein LOC122295890: MESCLQLVTQWGYLALCNAADPAEALKVPVIPIGGLLSAAHPLASRPPYVLSWLNHQISAQDMMHPELLEKLVLNNFCTVPAKVLLQLTTAFQKGGLRDRSGTFFYKDHLCKTNVPILALAGDQDLICPPKAVYETVKLISEDLVAY; encoded by the exons ATGGAAAGTTGCTTGCAATTGGTCACTCAATGGGGGTATCTTGCTTTATGCAATGCT GCAGACCCAGCAGAGGCTCTAAAAGTTCCTGTTATTCCAATTGGGGGACTGCTTTCTGCTGCCCATCCTCTTGCTTCTCGTCCTCCCTATGTTTTGTCTTGGTTAAATCATCAAATTTCAGCTCAGGATATGATGCATCCAGAGTTGCTTGAAAAACTTGTTTTGAACAACTTTT GTACAGTACCTGCCAAAGTTCTCTTGCAGCTGACAACAGCCTTCCAAAAGGGTGGCTTGCGTGACAGGAGTGGAACTTTCTTCTACAAGGATCATTTATGCAAAACCAATGTCCCTATTTTAGCACTTGCCGGAGACCAAGATCTAATTTGTCCACCCAAAGCTGTCTATG AGACTGTGAAGCTGATCTCTGAAGATTTGGTGGCTTACTAA
- the LOC122297800 gene encoding uncharacterized protein LOC122297800 yields the protein MDPPPLPPLPTTTNNATTLQVNYPDSTGSSPRSRNAETSWIDEPLPPVPGAKLRLMCSYGGHIIPRPHDKSLCYVGGETRIVVVDRNSSLLDLCSRLSSTLIDGRSFTLKYQLPNEDLDSLISVTTDEDLDNMIEEYDRTNSVSSLKSTSRLRLFLFFSKPENVASMGSLLDDAKSETWFVDALNNAGLLPRGFSDSATMGMECMLSLDRVRGSDSCPDLEARAGDSLGENKQVKNIVHDVHSMPESTMAENTSSYGSSSSSPSMSNLPPIRVRVEDNGARVLQEQKIGMEEQFAQMSFAPSSGMKQDDASGLSSVVPPPATDMASTNPIVVSNEIVNHVFSDDERSDQRVPAVGFRKPPLPLQPMHMKAAGGGHSLPSPDSIASDSSIASASSTSKHMYCQDQGHAATRDSRDPNSPSTNNDIPDSCSRTQLQQVQDPGYTLPPQLDQQQQQQQQFFHASTHYIPHPATGTVPMSAYYPVYAPSQQQLLHANDQQQHAVYVMPTAAQAQQYNMSMHSAIADSTMMASSLPPAPSNPTMVTAYAAYKDAIPPIYPTKTATSATPEMVGSVYRTTLTSTPQLVQVPSNQFQQQYVGFSQMQHPSQSIAIASSNNANYGFEYTNSPNDQVYYTHQAAPLPTQYQTMTAAAAITLSDASKQLPTDSLQQIRTSQPL from the exons ATGGATCCACCACCTCTCCCGCCCCTCCCTACCACCACCAACAATGCCACCACTCTACAAGTCAACTACCCCGACTCGACCGGCTCCTCGCCCCGCTCACGGAATGCTGAAACAAGCTGGATCGACGAGCCTCTCCCTCCTGTCCCGGGGGCCAAACTCCGCCTGATGTGCAGCTATGGTGGCCACATCATTCCTCGCCCCCATGACAAATCCCTCTGCTATGTTGGTGGTGAGACCCGTATTGTCGTTGTCGACCGTAACTCCTCTCTTTTAGACCTCTGCTCACGTCTCTCTTCCACCCTCATCGATGGCCGCTCCTTCACCCTCAAGTACCAGCTTCCCAATGAAGACCTTGACTCCCTGATATCCGTCACCACTGATGAAGATCTAGACAATATGATAGAAGAGTATGATCGTACAAACTCAGTCTCTTCTTTGAAATCTACTTCGCGTCTACGTTTGTTCCTCTTCTTCTCCAAGCCTGAGAATGTCGCCTCCATGGGATCGCTCCTGGACGATGCCAAGTCTGAGACGTGGTTCGTTGATGCGCTTAACAATGCTGGGTTGCTTCCTAGGGGGTTTTCTGATTCAGCTACCATGGGAATGGAATGCATGTTAAGTCTCGATAGGGTTCGCGGTAGCGATTCTTGCCCTGATTTGGAGGCTCGGGCAGGTGACAGTTTGGGTGAAAACAAGCAAGTGAAGAATATCGTTCATGATGTGCATTCCATGCCTGAGTCAACTATGGCAGAGAATACTTCTTCGTATGGTTCATCTTCTTCGTCACCTTCAATGTCAAACTTGCCTCCTATTCGTGTTCGAGTCGAGGACAATGGGGCTAGAGTGCTGCAGGAGCAAAAGATAGGGATGGAGGAACAATTTGCACAGATGAGTTTTGCGCCAAGTAGTGGGATGAAGCAAGATGATGCTTCTGGTCTTTCTTCTGTTGTTCCTCCACCTGCTACAGATATGGCTTCAACTAATCCTATCGTTGTTTCTAATGAGATAGTGAATCATGTTTTCTCTGACGATGAACGATCGGATCAGAGGGTACCAGCAGTCGGGTTTCGAAAGCCTCCATTGCCACTGCAACCTATGCATATGAAGGCTGCAGGGGGAGGTCATAGTTTGCCTTCCCCAGATTCGATAGCTAG CGATAGTAGCATTGCATCTGCAAGCTCCACATCGAAACATATGTACTGTCAAGACCAAGGTCATGCTGCTACAAGAGACAGCAGAGATCCTAATAGCCCAAGTACAAATAATGACATTCCTGATTCATGTTCTCGAACCCAACTGCAGCAAGTTCAGGATCCTGGCTACACGTTGCCTCCCCAGTTGgatcagcagcagcagcaacaacaacaatttTTTCATGCCAGCACACATTACATTCCACACCCTGCCACAGGTACAGTTCCAATGTCAGCTTACTATCCAGTGTATGCTCCATCTCAGCAGCAACTTCTTCATGCAAATGATCAGCAGCAACATGCTGTGTATGTGATGCCAACTGCTGCTCAGGCCCAACAGTACAATATGTCTATGCATTCTGCCATAGCTGACTCTACCATGATGGCCTCAAGCCTCCCCCCAGCGCCTTCGAATCCTACAATGGTTACTGCATATGCAGCTTATAAGGATGCAATCCCACCCATTTATCCCACGAAGACGGCTACCTCTGCCACGCCTGAAATGGTTGGGAGTGTTTATAGAACAACCTTGACATCAACTCCACAATTGGTTCAAGTCCCATCTAACCAGTTTCAGCAACAATATGTGGGATTTTCACAGATGCAACATCCATCTCAGTCCATAGCTATTGCTTCATCAAATAATGCTAATTATGGTTTTGAATACACCAATTCGCCTAATGACCAAGTGTACTACACTCATCAAGCTGCTCCATTGCCTACTCAATACCAAACTATGACTGCAGCAGCAGCTATAACATTATCAGATGCTTCAAAACAACTTCCTACTGACTCTCTGCAGCAAATTAGAACCTCACAACCCCTTTAA